In Nicotiana tabacum cultivar K326 chromosome 21, ASM71507v2, whole genome shotgun sequence, one DNA window encodes the following:
- the LOC107799660 gene encoding autophagy-related protein 8C-like isoform X2, whose protein sequence is MAKSSFKLEHPLERRQAESSRIREKYPDRIPVIVEKAEKADISDIDKKKYLVPADLTIGQFVYVVRKRINLSAEKAIFVFVKNILPPTAALMSAIYEENKDEDGFLYMTYSGENTFGFLELGN, encoded by the exons ATGGCGAAGAGTTCTTTCAAACTTGAACATCCTTTgg AGAGGAGGCAGGCAGAATCTTCTCGCATCAGGGAGAAGTACCCAGACAGAATACCG GTGATTGTCGAGAAAGCAGAAAAGGCTGATATCTCTGACATTGATAAGAAGAA GTACCTCGTCCCAGCTGATTTGACTATTGGCCAGTTTGTTTATGTGGTTCGAAAGAGGATCAATCTCAGTGCCGAGAAGGCCATATTTGTCTTCGTCAAAAACATTCTCCCTCCAACTG CTGCTCTGATGTCTGCAATTTATGAGGAAAACAAGGATGAAGATGGATTCCTCTACATGACATACAGCGGCGAAAATACATTTGGGTTTCTTGAGCTCGGCAATTAA
- the LOC107799660 gene encoding autophagy-related protein 8C-like isoform X1: protein MFFRCMKFAGRGQSSSIAMAKSSFKLEHPLERRQAESSRIREKYPDRIPVIVEKAEKADISDIDKKKYLVPADLTIGQFVYVVRKRINLSAEKAIFVFVKNILPPTAALMSAIYEENKDEDGFLYMTYSGENTFGFLELGN, encoded by the exons ATGTTCTTTAGATGTATGAAATTTGCAGGAAGAGGTCAGAGTTCGAGTATTGCAATGGCGAAGAGTTCTTTCAAACTTGAACATCCTTTgg AGAGGAGGCAGGCAGAATCTTCTCGCATCAGGGAGAAGTACCCAGACAGAATACCG GTGATTGTCGAGAAAGCAGAAAAGGCTGATATCTCTGACATTGATAAGAAGAA GTACCTCGTCCCAGCTGATTTGACTATTGGCCAGTTTGTTTATGTGGTTCGAAAGAGGATCAATCTCAGTGCCGAGAAGGCCATATTTGTCTTCGTCAAAAACATTCTCCCTCCAACTG CTGCTCTGATGTCTGCAATTTATGAGGAAAACAAGGATGAAGATGGATTCCTCTACATGACATACAGCGGCGAAAATACATTTGGGTTTCTTGAGCTCGGCAATTAA